A genomic region of Gemmatimonadota bacterium contains the following coding sequences:
- a CDS encoding tRNA (cytidine(34)-2'-O)-methyltransferase, which yields MGLHVVLVHPEIHWNTGNAGRTCLAVGASLHLIEPLGFSLEEREVKRAGLDYWPHVDLQVWPDWDRFEEALPGLGEPWFFSTRAPRSYWDAPLGAPEDVVLIFGRETIGLPDALHERYAERFVSMPVASPRVRSLNLSTSVALAAYEVLRQRRDVTSR from the coding sequence GTGGGTCTGCACGTCGTCCTGGTCCATCCCGAGATCCACTGGAACACCGGCAACGCGGGGCGCACCTGCCTGGCGGTCGGCGCGAGCCTCCACCTGATCGAGCCGCTGGGCTTCTCGCTGGAGGAGCGCGAAGTGAAACGCGCGGGGCTCGACTACTGGCCGCACGTGGACCTGCAGGTCTGGCCGGACTGGGACAGGTTCGAGGAGGCCCTGCCCGGGCTGGGCGAGCCCTGGTTCTTCTCCACGCGCGCGCCGCGTTCCTACTGGGATGCCCCGCTGGGCGCGCCGGAGGACGTGGTGCTGATCTTCGGGCGCGAGACGATCGGGCTGCCCGACGCCCTGCACGAACGCTACGCGGAGCGCTTCGTCTCCATGCCGGTGGCGTCCCCGCGCGTCCGCTCCCTGAACCTGTCGACCAGCGTGGCGCTCGCGGCGTACGAGGTGCTGCGGCAGCGGCGCGACGTCACTTCACGCTGA
- a CDS encoding GMC family oxidoreductase: protein MRRRIEEADVVIIGGGISAALVAEKLTDEHDVDVLVVEAGGESALLEARGERRQRYLDYGENPWTDDHIADQVALGIMSRSMVVGGQALHWGGTTPRFTPEDFQHRSYFGVHTDWPLDYDTLDPYYQDAEERIGIAGEQGPDPLDPRGAPYPMPAVPLTWTLGRLQEWVSAAGIPTWINPVAKNTQPWRGRNVCQRCDTCNICPTGAKYTPDFTFQQLLGAGRIRLHPRTLVRRLLLEDGTSRIHAAVARSYDDPDTDVVYQARTFVLAAGYTWSPHLLLLSAQGAFPEGLANSSGLVGRYMNGHRSVSAFVELPLRLLPGMYNGHSLISKYFQRPTAAGGPGLPDGFMRHDFRVWESTTARGPRLRDDDDRLLLGDDLMADWRARTATGTTRLRSYYDVIPDRDSRVELDRGRTNRFGDPLPTLHFQDAPISREQRGRTEARIRGVFERLAASGNGRVLRTSVDDTQDHPGGGCRMGDDAADSVVDSWGRTHDHENLFVVGAPTMVSGGCSNGTLTFAALSLRAAEEVGRAFPDRAPAGA, encoded by the coding sequence GTGAGACGCCGCATCGAGGAAGCGGACGTGGTGATCATCGGTGGGGGGATCAGCGCCGCCCTGGTGGCCGAGAAGCTCACGGACGAGCACGACGTGGACGTGCTCGTCGTGGAGGCAGGCGGCGAGTCGGCCCTGCTCGAGGCGCGGGGCGAGCGGCGCCAGCGCTACCTGGACTACGGGGAGAACCCGTGGACGGACGACCACATCGCCGATCAGGTGGCGCTCGGGATCATGTCGCGCTCCATGGTGGTGGGCGGGCAGGCGCTCCACTGGGGGGGCACCACGCCGCGCTTCACGCCCGAGGACTTCCAGCATCGATCGTACTTCGGCGTGCACACGGACTGGCCCCTCGACTACGACACGCTCGATCCGTACTACCAGGACGCGGAGGAGCGCATCGGGATCGCCGGCGAGCAGGGACCCGATCCCCTCGATCCGCGCGGCGCGCCCTACCCCATGCCGGCGGTCCCGCTCACGTGGACGCTGGGTCGGCTGCAGGAGTGGGTGTCCGCCGCGGGCATCCCCACCTGGATCAATCCGGTGGCCAAGAACACGCAGCCCTGGCGTGGCCGCAACGTCTGCCAGCGCTGCGACACCTGCAACATCTGCCCCACGGGCGCCAAGTACACCCCCGATTTCACCTTCCAGCAGCTGCTCGGTGCCGGCCGCATACGTCTGCACCCGCGCACGCTCGTGCGCCGCCTGCTGCTCGAAGACGGCACGTCGCGCATCCACGCGGCCGTCGCGCGTTCCTACGACGATCCCGACACCGACGTGGTCTACCAGGCACGCACCTTCGTGCTGGCCGCGGGCTACACGTGGAGTCCGCACCTGTTGTTGTTGTCCGCGCAGGGTGCCTTCCCGGAGGGACTGGCCAATTCCTCCGGACTGGTGGGCCGCTACATGAACGGGCACCGCAGCGTGAGCGCCTTCGTGGAATTGCCGCTGCGCCTGCTGCCCGGCATGTACAACGGGCATTCGCTCATCTCCAAGTATTTCCAGCGGCCCACGGCAGCCGGCGGACCGGGCCTTCCGGACGGCTTCATGCGTCACGACTTCCGGGTCTGGGAGTCGACCACCGCCCGCGGTCCCCGGCTGCGGGACGACGACGACCGCCTGCTGCTCGGGGACGACCTGATGGCGGACTGGCGTGCGCGCACCGCGACCGGCACCACCCGGCTACGCTCCTACTACGACGTGATCCCGGACCGGGACAGCCGGGTGGAGCTGGACCGCGGGCGCACCAACCGCTTCGGAGATCCGCTGCCCACGTTGCACTTCCAGGACGCACCGATCTCCCGTGAGCAGCGGGGGCGCACCGAAGCGCGCATCCGCGGCGTCTTCGAGCGGCTCGCGGCGTCCGGCAACGGCCGCGTGCTGCGTACCTCCGTGGACGATACGCAGGATCACCCCGGAGGGGGATGCCGCATGGGGGACGATGCGGCCGACAGCGTGGTCGATTCCTGGGGCCGCACGCACGACCACGAGAACCTGTTCGTGGTGGGCGCCCCCACGATGGTGTCCGGTGGCTGCAGCAACGGTACGCTGACGTTCGCGGCCCTCTCGTTGCGGGCCGCGGAGGAGGTGGGCCGCGCCTTCCCCGACCGGGCTCCGGCCGGGGCCTGA